Part of the Desulfovibrio sp. ZJ209 genome, GGCCCAGTGGACGAAGCCCGAGCAGTCAAAGCCGCCCGGATTGGAGCCGCCGAGCACATAGGGCGTGCCGATGGCCGAGCGGGCGTGCTGGAGCAGCTTCTGGCCCGCCAGTTCCTGTTCTTCATTGAGGCTGGCTTCGTAGGAATGACGGAAACGCTCCACGCGCGCCTGTTCAGCGGCCTTGCCGCTTTTTTGCGCGGCGCAGCCGATGGCCAGGCCGCAGGCGAGAATGAGCGCGCACACTTTCAATCCCTTTCCCATCCTTTTCCATCCCCCTGTAAAAAGAACAGAATGCCGCGGCCGAAGCCTGGCCGCCGCGCAAAAGGTCAATGAAGACGAAAAGCCCGGATTTTCGCACGAGGGGCGCCCCGCCGCCATGCGGCGCGGGCGGGCGCGAGCGAAAAGCAGGCTCAGGCCTTGAGATTCAGCAAGGTGCCGAGCATTTCGTCCGCCGTGCGCACGGTCTGGGCATTGGCCTCATAGGTGCGCTGGGTGACAATCATGCCGGGCATTTCTCTAGCAAGTTCCGTTCCGCTGGGGAGCGTGACGCCTGGCGGCAGGTTGGCGGCCTCCCGAAAGTCGGCCGCGGTGCCGTCCGCGCCATAGCCCGCAAGCGCGCCCCCCAGGCGCGGCTCGCGGACGACCGAATCCAGCGTGACGCCCCGGCCGCCCGGGCCGGTGGCGAACAGCGCCCGTTGCGGCGTAAAGCCGTCAGTGGAGACATTGGCCACATTATGCGCGTGGACAGCCATGCCCCAGGAATGGGCCTGCATGGCACCCGCGCCCATAAAGAGGGCCGAAGTGATGCCTCCGCTGCCGGAAACGCCGTCCATGGTCTGCTCCTCGGGGAGGGTGTAGCACAAATATTTCAGGGTTGCAAAGCCTTTTTCCGCATCCGGCGCGCCGGGCGGCGCCCCTCCCTTGCCAGTCTCATCGGCAGGCGGGGGACAACCTTAGGCCGCCACCGCAGGCTGCGAGAGCCTTTCGCCACGGCTTGGCGCACCGCGCCGGCCCAGGCTTGCCTTCAGGCTGCCGGCGCGGTACTCATGCACAGGGCGGGCTCCACCATGCGCCGGGCACATGCCGCCGCGCAGGGCCCCGCCGGCACTTCAAGCCCCGGGGGCGGCATGCAGCGTCTTCTTCTCGTGGTGGATCCGCAGCAGGATTTTATCACCGGCTCCCTGCCCGTGCCCGGCGCCCGCGAGGCCATGGACGGGCTCGCGGCGGCGCTTCGCCGGGCCGACGGCGCCTATGCCGCCAAGGTCGTCACCTGCGACTGGCACCCCTATGACCATTCCTCCTTCCGCGAAGCGGGCGGCGAGTGGCCCCGGCATTGCGTGGCTGACACCGCGGGCGCGGCCCTCTGGCCGGCGCTCGTGTCCCCGCTCTATGAAACCCCGGGCCCCTGCACGGTGCTGCACAAGGGGGAGGCGCGCGAGCGCGAGGAATATTCCATTTTCCAGAATCCCGCGGCGCGGGAGCGCATCCTCGCCCTAGTGGACGGTCTAGGCGTCACGCGCGTGGAGATTTGCGGACTCGCCGGCGACATCTGCGTGCTCTCCACCCTCAGGGACGGCGTGGAGCTGCTGGGGCCAGGGCGTTTTGCGGTGCTCGCGCCCTTCGCGCCCTCGCTGGACGGCGGCGCGAAGCTCAGAGCCTATGCGTGCGAAGCCGGCATCCCGCTTGTGGACGCGCCGGGCGCGAACTGATTTTTGCGGAAAACGCCATGCGACAGATCATCACCCATTTCACTGACGACGATCTCTACAAGTTCACCATGTGCTGCGCGGTCATCGACAATTACCCACGCGCGCAGGTGAAATACTCCTTCACGGATCGCGGGGGCACGGTCTACCCGCCCGGCTTCGCCCGCGAGCTTGAGCAGCAGCTCGCCATGCTCGAGGACGTGGTCATCACCGACGAGGAGATCGCCTTCATGAAGCGGCGCTGCCGCTACATCCCCTACTGGTTTTACAGCTTCCTGCGCGGCTTCCGCTATGACGCGAGGCTCGCGCGCGTGCGCCAGGACGCCTC contains:
- a CDS encoding flagellar basal body rod C-terminal domain-containing protein, with product MDGVSGSGGITSALFMGAGAMQAHSWGMAVHAHNVANVSTDGFTPQRALFATGPGGRGVTLDSVVREPRLGGALAGYGADGTAADFREAANLPPGVTLPSGTELAREMPGMIVTQRTYEANAQTVRTADEMLGTLLNLKA
- a CDS encoding isochorismatase family protein; the encoded protein is MQRLLLVVDPQQDFITGSLPVPGAREAMDGLAAALRRADGAYAAKVVTCDWHPYDHSSFREAGGEWPRHCVADTAGAALWPALVSPLYETPGPCTVLHKGEAREREEYSIFQNPAARERILALVDGLGVTRVEICGLAGDICVLSTLRDGVELLGPGRFAVLAPFAPSLDGGAKLRAYACEAGIPLVDAPGAN